Within Burkholderia diffusa, the genomic segment TACGGCATGCGATCAAGCCATTGAGCGACGTGTTGCAGGCGGGACCGGATGGACGACGCATCGAGGTCCGTTCGAGTCAGGTGGCGCATGAGCGTCCTCCATGGTGCCGATGGTCGTTCGATGCCGATATGGCTGCGACAAAGCGTCCGCTTGCGAGCAGCATCGCGACAAGCGCATAGCCGTCGTCATGTGCCGCGTGAAACAGTGCGCTGCGGACCGGTTCACCGGCAAAGAGTGCATTCACGATTCGGTACTCGCCGTTGCGGAGGCGGCATCATGTCGATGTCTTCTGAGAACTTCCCGTCGCCACGGGCACTTTTTCTGAGACGAGCGTCAGGCTGTCGTCAACAGGGCGGTCCAACTCCTTGATTTCTCCAGCGGACCCAAGACACTTATTCCAAGAGCCCACAATCGCCGGCTCGCGCCTGGAGTGCTGGCGTGAATCGGCTCGCGTTGACGTTCGATGGCCGATCCGCCAGCCGACAGGCGATCACGGGTTACCCACGTGCTCAGTTTCCATCACACGGAGCACCGGACGGCCGCCGATATCCTTCAGCGGAAAGTACGAGCGGTGCGTAGCCGGATCGACGGCGACGACATGCGCGTTCGGCCCCAGCTGTCCCTCGCCGAGTTCGATGACATTGGAACCTTTGACGGCGAACATCGAAACGTTGCCGGCTTCACCCGCGACGTAGAGCACGTTCGACGCCGAATCGAACGCCAGCACGTCCGGTCCCCCACCGATGTCGAACGTTCGAACCACATGCCGCGCGCGCATATCGAAGACGAGAAGCGCGTCATTGTCCTCGCAAGCGATGAAGGCGAGGCGGCTGCGCGGCTCGATCAGCAAACCGTGATTGCCTTTCGCACCCGGCAAGTCGAAACGGCCGACTACACGGTCAGTCGCCGGATCGATGTCGATGAGCTGACGACGCGTCTGGACATTCACGAAGATGTGCCGGGAGACGGGATCGTATTGCGTGTTGCCGGCCTCGCCGTCGAGCGGAATCGTCGCGACGCGCCGGCTGCTCCGGACGTCGATGACCGTTTCCGTTTTTCCGTATTCGTCGGATACGTAGAGCTTGTGCACGTCGGGTGCATAGGCCATCCCGTCGGGATAATGCCCGCCCGGCATGCGCGCGGCGATCTTCAGCGTCGCGGCGTCGATCGCGACGATTTCGTCGGACCCGGTCGCGGATGCGTAGACGCGCGACAGCTCCGGCACGGCAAGCACGCCATGTACCGACGATACGCCGGTGATCAGCCCGGTCACGCGCGATGCATGCGTATCGAAAGCAATCACCTCGCCGTCGCCGAGGTGCGCGATAAAGAGCCGGTTGCGGGCCGAATCAAGGCTCGCGTAGTCGAGCCGGGTCGCGCGGCCCGGCAACGCGATGTCCGCGACGTGCTTCAGAGGCAAGGTGCCGATTGATGTTTCGTCGCCCGCAGCGCAAGCGCGGTGAGCCAGGATGCCCGATGTCGCGAACAGGGCGAAGAGTGCGACGAACAGGGGAACCCCATAGCGCCGGTGTGTCGGGTATTTCATGATTTCCTCCCGCGGCGGCCGCCGCCGCTACCGAGAGCCGGCGGCGGCACCACGTTGCCCTGCATCAGCGCGGGACGGCCGCCTGTGCGTCGAGCGCCGCCTTGACAGCCCTCGCCAGATCAATCGCCTTGCCCTTGCCCCAGTAATGCAGGAACAGGATGCGTGGCGTTTCTCCGCTCATGTGCTGGTGGATGGCGACGATATTGATGCCGGCGGCGCGCATGCGCTTGAGTACGGTCTGCAGCTCGTTCTCGTGCATCGCGAAGTCGCCGTCGACCACCGCGTCGTCGTCGGAGCCGGCAAAGGCCGCCCACGTGTTGACGCCCATCTCGTTGCCCACCTTGATGCCATGCATGCTCGTCGTCATGCCGACGACCATCTTGTACATGCCGTTGCGGGTCTGGCCTTTCCCGCCGAGGATCGCATCCAGCGGTTCGGCCGTAATGGTGCTGGGTTCGGCGATGTGTCCGGGGAACGTGCTTTCCGGTGCCGGATGAGCGGAACGGATCTCGGCCACCGTGTCGTAAACCTTCTTCACGCCTTCGGCGAGTCTGATCGTATCGCCGTCGCCGCCGATGTGCATGAAGTACACCCTCGGCCGATCGAAGAAGAAGTGGTTGTGCAGGGCAGTGACTTGCAGGCCGGCATCGAAGGCGGCGCTCATCGCGGGATTCACCTCGTCCTCGAGCAGTACGGTGTCACCCATCATCATCGACTGACCGTGGTGCCCAGGCGTGAATGCTGCCCATGAAGTCAATCCCATGAACGGCGGCATGGCCCGGTCGTCGATCTGGATCTTCACGTCGTCGCGCGGTTTCGATACCTTGAAGACTTTCTCCTTTTCCGAATAGGAACCTTTCAGGCCGGTGATTCGCTCAATGCCGGCGCTATCGAACGCAGGGTGCTGTTGCGCCGCCGCCGGGTTCGCAGCGGCACACAAGATCGCGCCGGCAGCGATCGCGGGGAAAAATCTGTCGAGAATCAGCATCGGTGAGCCTTCCATGGACATGGGGTGACAAGAAGCGCGCATGTTTCACGTCGATGCGTCGCTTTGTGTGGCTCCTCGCTTCCTTGTTGTTCGGCCGCTGCCGCATTTACCGGGCCCGGCCGTCATCCGGTCTGACGTGTCGAAAAGCAAGCAACATGGAAAGGTCGTACGCGATCTTCAGTGCGCCGCATGCGACCAGCGGCGCGCCGAGCCAGCCGAGACCGAAGAGGCCGCCGGCCAATGTCGGCGCGAGCGCAGCCGCGAGGCTGCGCGGGACGGATGTGAAGCTGGCCGCTGCCGGCCGCTCCGCCGGCGTGACGACCGCCATCACGTACGCGGTTCGTGTCGGCACATCCATTTGCGAAAGCGCGCTGCGCATCAGCAGCAACGTCAACGTCAGCGGCAACGACGGTGCGAGAGCGGCACCGATCAGGCAGATGCTCGACGGGATATGCGTGAACACCATCGTGTTCAGCAGGCCGATCCTGCGCGCCAGCGGCGCGGCCGCGAGCTGCGAGCCAGCCGAAAGCAGGCCCGCCCAGAAGAAGAACCGGCCGGCGGCGGCAATCGAGAGTCCGAAACGCTGAATCAGCCACAGCGACAACAACGAGTTGACGACGAGACCGCCCGCGAACGCGTCGACGCTGAACAGCATCGTCAGCCTGATGACGATCGGGCGCGACGGGCCGAGCGGCAACGTTGCGTTCTTTGTCGCGTGCGTCTCCGGGCGCGGCAGTCGCCGATACAGCATGCAGACGACGATACCCGCCGCCGCATAGACCAGAAACATGCCGCGCATCGCCCCCAGCGTCGTGATTCGGGTATGTGATGCGACGACGATCGGCAGGCCTGCCGCAAGAGACCCGACCGCCCCGGATACGGCCCCGACGAGGCTGTATCGTGCAAACAGCGCCGTGCGAGCGTCGCCGTCGGCTGCTTGCGCCAGGCGCGACTGTTCGAGTGGCAGAAACAGGCTGACATCGCCGGAACTCGGATTGAGCGTTCCGGCGAAGGCGACGACGACCAGCGGCCACAATGTGGAGAAGCTCGCGAAGCCGATGCCCGTCGCTGCCATCAGTGCCGCAGCGAGCGTCAGCATGCGCCGCTGCGTGAAGCGGCTCGCGAGCATGCCGATCGCGATCGTCGCGATTGCGGAACCCGCCAGCGTCGTGGTGCCGATCAAGCCGACTTCCAGTTGCGAAAGCCCGAGCGACAGCAGATACGCGGGCAGCAGCACTGCAATGAATCCGTCGCAGAAACCGCGCAGGCCACGGCTCGCGAGGATGAGCCATGCCGTCGTATCCGTGCCCGCCGGCAGTATCCGGCTGGCGAGCGTCGACGCGCACCGGTTTTCAGGTATGAGCATCATGCCGGCACCACGCGTGATGCGAATCGTCGATGAGTCGCGCAATGGTCCACGGGCATGCGACGCGGTCGACCTTCGGCCGTTCGCGCATAGTCGACTTCATGGCACGCCTCCTGTATGCCTGACGAACCTCGTCCGATGCGTCACGGCCCTCTCCCCGCGGTGCCGCTCAATGATGGAGCAACGGGTAGGCCACCAGTCCGACGAGCGCGGCGGCCGTGACGATAACCGGCTCCTGCAGCTTCTTGAAACGCCACAGCAGCAGCACGGTACCGACGGCGAGCAGTGCGGTCGGCAGGTCGACGATCGAGCGTTTCGCGATAACGAGGACGGAGCCCGTGATCGCCCCGACGGCTGCGGCGGTGATTCCATTCACGAACGCCTTGACGCCCGGAAGGTGCCCGTACTTCTTCACGTATGGCGCGGGAATGACAGTGAACAGATAGCAGGGCAGGAACGTGCCGAGCGCCGCGACGCATGCGCCCGGAAAGCCGGCCACGAGGTACCCGATGAAGCCGACGGTGATCACGACCGGGCCGGGGGTGATCATCGCGACCGCGACTGCGTCGACGAACTGCTTGTCGTTCAGCCAGTGATGTTCCGTGACGACGCCGCCGTAGAGGAACGGCACGATCGCGAGCCCGGAGCCGAACACGAATGTGCCTGCCTTCGTGAAGAACGCGCCGATCTGCACGAGCTGCGGCAGATCGATGCCGCTCGCGATTGCGCCGATTGCCGGCAGGTTGGCGGCGGCAGCGGCATTCAGCCCGCCCCTGTGCAGCCACTTGGGTGGGGCGCGCCACAGCCAGCCGACCAGGCCCGCGACGAGGAACAGCCATGCGATCTCCGATTCCGTGACGAAGGTCACGGCGGCGAGTGTCACGAAGATCGCCCAGAGCAGCTTGTCGCGGCCGACGGTTTTCGTCGTGAGCTTGTACGCGCTCATCGCGATGATGCCGACCACCGCGGCGCCGACGCCGTAGAAGACGGCCTGCATCCAGGACAGTCCGCCGAAATGCGCGTATGCGAACCCGAGGGCGAGCACCATCAGGAACGACGGCAGCACGAACGCGAAGCCGACGAGTGTCGCACCGAGAATGCGGTAGTGAACGAAGCCGAGATAAATCGCGAGCTGGGCCGCCATCGGCCCCGGTGCGAGCTGGGCGAGCGTGAGCCCTTCCTTGTAGTCGGCTTCAGTGATCCAGCCACGGCGCTCGACCAGGTCGCGACGCATGTAGCCGGCGAGCGCAACCGGCCCGCCGAAGCCGAACGTGCCGAGGCGCAACATGTAGGCGACCAGCGCGCCGAGCGAGTAGGTCGGTTCGGTCGCGGCGATGGCAGTGGTCATGATCTGGCTCCGGTCTCGTTCTTGCCGCACGACGAGAAATGCGCGTGCAGGGAGTCGAGCACGGCGCTCATCTGCTCGAGCAATTGATCGTCGTTCTCCGTGCGCTGGCGCGTGCCGGCCATCACGGCCTCGAAGCCGGTCGCCTCGGGTGCCATGGGGCCGCCCACGTCGAGCGCGTGCACGATCCCCGCGAGCCGCACGAGCGCAGGATCGTTGTCCAGTCCGAAACTGGCCAACAGCACCTCGAACGTGACGCGTTCGCCGACGTGCGTAAACGTCGCGCCGTCGAAATCGAAACCCAGTGCGTCAGCCGGACAATCTTCCGGCGATGCGAGCCAGATGAAGCGGGCGCGTGCGTCGATGAAGCGGCGGATCAGCCATGCGCTCGCGACACGATCGACCCAGAGGCGCCGACGCGTGGCCCAGGTGCGTCCCTGGTACTCGCCCATGACGAGCGGCCGGACAGGGCGATCCGCGGCATGCGGTTCGCCCGGCGACAGCACGGTATCGACCAACGCGACGAAATCCTGCAGCCCGGCTTCGGCGCGCGTCGCCGCGTCGTCCGGGAAGTAGTCGATTGCTCGGATGCTGTCGAAGTCCTTGCGCACGCGTCGCAGCAAGCGCGTGAGTTCCGTGGCGGACTGTCCGGCGAGCGTCTTGCGGGCGCTCGCGAGTGTCTGGAGGAAGACGGTGTAGTCGTCTCCTCGATCGAAAAGCGTTCGGAATTCCAGCTCCTGTGACGCGTCGAGACTCGGCGCGCGCAGCAGATGCGCGCTGCCGCCGCTTTCGGCAATCGCGTCCGCAAGTTCGCGCAGCGCCCGTTCGTGCTCTTCCGAGTGCGGCAGCAGATAGACGCCGTCGCGCAACACCGCGCAACCCCTGGCCTTGAGCGCGCGCCAGAACCGCATGCGCGCCGTCGCGTTCTGCGTGGGAAGGGTCAGTACGAGGAACGACCATGTCGTGAGCATATTCATGTAGAGAATGCTACTCAATAGTCACAAACTCTACAAGAAAACCCCGGCGACGGCTGGCATGGCTTGGCGGCAGGCGATCCGGTGTGTCGAAAACATACCCCTCCCCCCTATCCGGAGATGCAATTTGAGATATAGTCCCCCCCGGTATATGAAAGGACCACCATGAGCCACACCATCAAGGACAAGCAGAAGCTGCTGAACCGTGTCCGCCGCATCAAGGGACAGGTCGAAGCGATCGAACGCGCGCTGGAGGACGAGCGCGGTTGCAACGAAATCCTCCGTCTCATCACGAGCGGCCGCGGCGCGATGAACGGCCTGCTCGCGGTCGTGCTCGAGGATCACATCCGCAGCCATCTGGTCGATGCCGAGGGGCACGACGACGAAGGCAGCGCGACCGAGCAACTGATCGAAGTCGTTCACAGTTACTTCAAGTAAGCGGAGGCGAAATGAGCAATTTCAGCGATGAGGCCTTCGGCGCGGGGCACGACCACATCTTTCTCGGCGCGGCGCACGAGCAGAACGAACGCAGGACCTGGATGGTCATCGCGCTGTGCGCGGCGATGATGGTGGCCGAGATCGTCGGCGGGTCGCTTTTCGGCTCGCTGGCGCTGATCGCGGACGGCCTGCACATGTCGACGCATGCGGGCGCGATGCTGATCGCCGCGTTTGCCTACACCTATGCGCGCAAGCATGCGAACGATCCGCGCTTCGTGTTCGGCACGGGCAAGCTGGGCGATCTCGCGGGTTTCACGAGCGCGATCGTGCTCGCGATGATTGCGCTGCTGATCGGGTACGAGGCGATCGCGCGCTTGCTCGCGCCGGTCCCGATCCATTTCGGCGAGGCGATTCCGATCGCGGTTGCCGGCTTGCTCGTCAACATCGCGAGCGTCTGGCTGCTGAGCGGCGACCATCATGGCCATAGTCACGGCCATGGCCATCATCACGGGCACGGTCATGGGGATCACGACGATCACGCGCACGACCACGCGCACGACCACGCAGAGGAAGCGCACCGGATCTTCGACCAGCAGGGCGTATTCGCCGTGTCGGTGTTCGAAGAGGGCGTCCCGCCGGTTTTCCGCGTTGCGCCCGCGACCCACGAGACGGAGCGCGTCGATGCGAGCGCCGTGTCGGTGACGACGATCCGCCCGGACGGCACGCGTCAGGTGTTCGCGATGCAAAGCCGCGATGGCTGTCTGGAGTCGACCGAAGCCATTCCCGAACCGCATGAATTCAAGGCGATCGTCCGCCTGAACGGCCGTGCACATGAACTGGCGTTCGAGGAGCACGATCATGGCGCATCCGCGGCGGCGGCGCGCGATCACAACATCCGCTCCGCTTACATCCACGTGATCGCCGATGCGGCGGTCTCCGTCCTGACGATCGTCGGGCTGCTGCTCGCGCGTGCGTTCGGCTGGGTCTGGATGGATCCGCTTGCCGGCATCATTGGCGCGCTGGTGATCGCGAACTGGTCGTACGGCCTGATGCGCGACACGGGCGCCATCCTGCTCGACATGAGCTCGGATCGCCGTCTGACGGACAACGTGCGCGGCGCGATCGAAGGCATTGGCGACCGGGTCGGCGACCTGCATGTGTGGCGGCTCGGGCCGGGGCATATGAGTGCGGTGGTGTCGGTGACGACGACCGATCCGGACCGGGATGCGCGCTTCTATCACGGCGTGCTGCGGCGATTCAGGAACCTGTCGCATGTCACCGTCGAAGTCGTGCCCGCGACGCGAGGGCGATGAGCATGGCGGTCAAGTCCCCTTGCGTCGACGTGTGCTCGTTCGACGGCCGCACCGGCTACTGTGTCGCATGCCTGCGAACGCGCGACGAAGCGCGCGGCTGGAAGAAGATGACGGATCACCGGCGTCATCAGATCGTGAACGACCGCGCACGGCGGCATGCGAAACTGACGCGGGAAACAACCGACTGAACCGACCATGAGCGCGCCGTCACCGATTGCCCGAAAGCCTGCGATTCCACGGACCGTGTGGGCCCTGGGGCTCGTGAGCCTCTTCATGGACCTGTCGTCCGAGTTGATCCATGCGCTGTTGCCGATCTATCTGGTGTCGACGATGGGCATGAGCGTCGCCGCGCTCGGCGTTCTCGAGGGGGCGGCCGAAGCGACGGCGATGATCGTCAAGGTGTTCTCCGGTGCGATCAGCGACTGGCTCGGGCGCCGCAAGGGGCTGCTGCTGGTCGGCTATGGGCTCGCGGCGTTGACCAAACCATTGTTTCCGCTGGCGTCGACGCCGGCCGTCGTCGTGACGGCCCGTCTGCTCGACCGTGTCGGCAAGGGGATTCGCGGCGCGCCGCGCGACGCGCTGGTGGCCGACGTCGCGCCGCCCGAAATCCGCGGC encodes:
- a CDS encoding DUF1259 domain-containing protein; protein product: MLILDRFFPAIAAGAILCAAANPAAAQQHPAFDSAGIERITGLKGSYSEKEKVFKVSKPRDDVKIQIDDRAMPPFMGLTSWAAFTPGHHGQSMMMGDTVLLEDEVNPAMSAAFDAGLQVTALHNHFFFDRPRVYFMHIGGDGDTIRLAEGVKKVYDTVAEIRSAHPAPESTFPGHIAEPSTITAEPLDAILGGKGQTRNGMYKMVVGMTTSMHGIKVGNEMGVNTWAAFAGSDDDAVVDGDFAMHENELQTVLKRMRAAGINIVAIHQHMSGETPRILFLHYWGKGKAIDLARAVKAALDAQAAVPR
- a CDS encoding DUF1289 domain-containing protein yields the protein MAVKSPCVDVCSFDGRTGYCVACLRTRDEARGWKKMTDHRRHQIVNDRARRHAKLTRETTD
- a CDS encoding chromate transporter, whose translation is MTTAIAATEPTYSLGALVAYMLRLGTFGFGGPVALAGYMRRDLVERRGWITEADYKEGLTLAQLAPGPMAAQLAIYLGFVHYRILGATLVGFAFVLPSFLMVLALGFAYAHFGGLSWMQAVFYGVGAAVVGIIAMSAYKLTTKTVGRDKLLWAIFVTLAAVTFVTESEIAWLFLVAGLVGWLWRAPPKWLHRGGLNAAAAANLPAIGAIASGIDLPQLVQIGAFFTKAGTFVFGSGLAIVPFLYGGVVTEHHWLNDKQFVDAVAVAMITPGPVVITVGFIGYLVAGFPGACVAALGTFLPCYLFTVIPAPYVKKYGHLPGVKAFVNGITAAAVGAITGSVLVIAKRSIVDLPTALLAVGTVLLLWRFKKLQEPVIVTAAALVGLVAYPLLHH
- a CDS encoding metal/formaldehyde-sensitive transcriptional repressor, giving the protein MSHTIKDKQKLLNRVRRIKGQVEAIERALEDERGCNEILRLITSGRGAMNGLLAVVLEDHIRSHLVDAEGHDDEGSATEQLIEVVHSYFK
- a CDS encoding chromate resistance protein ChrB domain-containing protein, with product MKSTMRERPKVDRVACPWTIARLIDDSHHAWCRHDAHT
- a CDS encoding chromate resistance protein ChrB domain-containing protein, whose protein sequence is MNMLTTWSFLVLTLPTQNATARMRFWRALKARGCAVLRDGVYLLPHSEEHERALRELADAIAESGGSAHLLRAPSLDASQELEFRTLFDRGDDYTVFLQTLASARKTLAGQSATELTRLLRRVRKDFDSIRAIDYFPDDAATRAEAGLQDFVALVDTVLSPGEPHAADRPVRPLVMGEYQGRTWATRRRLWVDRVASAWLIRRFIDARARFIWLASPEDCPADALGFDFDGATFTHVGERVTFEVLLASFGLDNDPALVRLAGIVHALDVGGPMAPEATGFEAVMAGTRQRTENDDQLLEQMSAVLDSLHAHFSSCGKNETGARS
- a CDS encoding YncE family protein — translated: MKYPTHRRYGVPLFVALFALFATSGILAHRACAAGDETSIGTLPLKHVADIALPGRATRLDYASLDSARNRLFIAHLGDGEVIAFDTHASRVTGLITGVSSVHGVLAVPELSRVYASATGSDEIVAIDAATLKIAARMPGGHYPDGMAYAPDVHKLYVSDEYGKTETVIDVRSSRRVATIPLDGEAGNTQYDPVSRHIFVNVQTRRQLIDIDPATDRVVGRFDLPGAKGNHGLLIEPRSRLAFIACEDNDALLVFDMRARHVVRTFDIGGGPDVLAFDSASNVLYVAGEAGNVSMFAVKGSNVIELGEGQLGPNAHVVAVDPATHRSYFPLKDIGGRPVLRVMETEHVGNP
- the dmeF gene encoding CDF family Co(II)/Ni(II) efflux transporter DmeF, which codes for MSNFSDEAFGAGHDHIFLGAAHEQNERRTWMVIALCAAMMVAEIVGGSLFGSLALIADGLHMSTHAGAMLIAAFAYTYARKHANDPRFVFGTGKLGDLAGFTSAIVLAMIALLIGYEAIARLLAPVPIHFGEAIPIAVAGLLVNIASVWLLSGDHHGHSHGHGHHHGHGHGDHDDHAHDHAHDHAEEAHRIFDQQGVFAVSVFEEGVPPVFRVAPATHETERVDASAVSVTTIRPDGTRQVFAMQSRDGCLESTEAIPEPHEFKAIVRLNGRAHELAFEEHDHGASAAAARDHNIRSAYIHVIADAAVSVLTIVGLLLARAFGWVWMDPLAGIIGALVIANWSYGLMRDTGAILLDMSSDRRLTDNVRGAIEGIGDRVGDLHVWRLGPGHMSAVVSVTTTDPDRDARFYHGVLRRFRNLSHVTVEVVPATRGR
- a CDS encoding MFS transporter, whose amino-acid sequence is MRGFCDGFIAVLLPAYLLSLGLSQLEVGLIGTTTLAGSAIATIAIGMLASRFTQRRMLTLAAALMAATGIGFASFSTLWPLVVVAFAGTLNPSSGDVSLFLPLEQSRLAQAADGDARTALFARYSLVGAVSGAVGSLAAGLPIVVASHTRITTLGAMRGMFLVYAAAGIVVCMLYRRLPRPETHATKNATLPLGPSRPIVIRLTMLFSVDAFAGGLVVNSLLSLWLIQRFGLSIAAAGRFFFWAGLLSAGSQLAAAPLARRIGLLNTMVFTHIPSSICLIGAALAPSLPLTLTLLLMRSALSQMDVPTRTAYVMAVVTPAERPAAASFTSVPRSLAAALAPTLAGGLFGLGWLGAPLVACGALKIAYDLSMLLAFRHVRPDDGRAR